Proteins from a single region of Pontibacillus halophilus JSM 076056 = DSM 19796:
- a CDS encoding tyrosine-type recombinase/integrase yields MPNGYSIYLREEKKRSEITIDEHVRQIQYFLNYIDSKYRYEKVKELYEISVKDIKDYIALKSEKGLKSKTINKILAILKSYFDYLEREGIIGVDPAAKLKYKPLEPVKREFNYERLLEVFDSILDNPHYSLLRKCVFIFAIKGIRINDLHFTKDDVKIYNHSATIVTGQHKQRTIHLIGKEYEVFMEFYNNKLFESSEYVFTSRSSKSDELTPIDKVTVYINLKAISEDHDLEYFSLNDIRLAYCHYLYYKEHVSIKEIASIMGVSSESVTGSLKRIRESITAIET; encoded by the coding sequence ATGCCCAACGGATATTCTATATATCTGAGAGAGGAAAAAAAGAGAAGTGAAATCACTATCGATGAGCACGTTAGACAGATCCAATACTTCTTAAACTACATTGATTCTAAATATCGTTATGAAAAAGTAAAAGAATTATATGAGATATCAGTAAAAGACATTAAAGACTATATAGCCTTGAAATCTGAAAAAGGATTGAAAAGTAAAACAATCAACAAGATATTGGCTATCTTAAAGAGTTACTTTGACTATCTAGAAAGAGAAGGAATTATTGGTGTCGATCCAGCAGCTAAGTTAAAATATAAACCTCTCGAACCTGTGAAGCGGGAGTTTAACTACGAAAGATTACTAGAAGTCTTCGATTCAATACTCGACAACCCCCATTACAGCCTTCTCAGGAAATGCGTATTCATTTTTGCTATTAAAGGCATACGTATAAATGATTTACATTTCACTAAGGATGATGTGAAAATATATAATCATTCCGCAACTATTGTTACTGGCCAACACAAACAGAGAACAATTCATCTAATAGGTAAAGAGTATGAAGTATTTATGGAGTTTTATAACAATAAACTCTTTGAATCTAGCGAATACGTCTTCACTTCTAGAAGCTCCAAGTCTGATGAGCTAACACCAATTGATAAAGTCACCGTTTATATAAATCTAAAGGCTATTTCCGAAGACCACGATTTAGAATACTTCTCTCTAAATGACATTAGACTGGCTTATTGTCACTACCTATACTACAAAGAACATGTTTCCATTAAAGAGATTGCGAGCATCATGGGAGTTAGTTCTGAGAGTGTTACTGGCAGTTTGAAACGGATTAGAGAGAGCATAACCGCTATTGAAACGTAA